The Chryseobacterium glaciei DNA window TAAAGATCTTTTAGGATTAGACCCGAATGGTGTTAATAATTCCGGAGGTGCATTTTTCATTATTTTCTTAGCCCCGATCATCGGTTTACTTTGGATTTGGTTGAATAAAAGAAAAATAGAACCCAACACGATCATTAAATTTGGTCTTGGATTTATTTTCCTTGGACTTGGTTATTACGTATTATTTGCAACAAAATTCTTTGCTAATTTACAGGGAGTTACTTCATTGAATTTCTTTACAATCGCATTATTGGTTATCACTTTGGGTGAGCTTTGCCTCTCTCCGATCGGATTATCAATTATGACTAAACTGTCCACCAAAAACCTACAGGGAATGATGATGGGAATGTGGTTTTTAGCATCAGCTTACGGGCAATACGTTGCAGGAATCATTGGAGCAGGTTTGGCAACAGCAAAAAAAGGCTCTACAAACTATGATGCTTTAATCACTTACACTGATGGATATAAACAATTAGGATTATATGCAATAATTGCCGGAGTTGTATTAATTTTGATCTCCCCATTCGTTAAAAAATTAATGCAGGAAGTAAAATAGAAATAAGGAAATTATGCTTATTTTTATTATTTAAATACCAAATTATGAAGAAAATTATAAGCATATTCCTCTTATTCATAGTAAGTTTTAGTTTTGCTCAGGTAAAATGGATGACTATTGAAGAGGCTTTAAAAGCTCAAAAAGAAAATCCAAAAAAAATATTGGTTGATTTTTATGCAGATTGGTGCGCTCCATGTAAGATAATGGATAAAAATACATACGGACACCAAGTAATTGCTGATATTTTAAACCAAAATTACTATCCAGTAAAGTTTAATGCCGAGGAAAAAAATTCTGTTGAAATTTTTGACAGAACATTTTCAAATCCTAATACGGAGCAGAAAAAAGGAAGAAATTCTTTGCATGAATTCACTCAATATATGAATGTATCAGCTGTTCCAAGTACTGTTTTTCTGGATGAAAAAGGTGGCCCGATCACCATTTTGCAGGGAGAATTATCCGCAAAAGAGCTGGAACCTTATTTAGAATTAATTTCAAAAGATTTATATAAGAAAATCCGAACCAGACAACAATGGGAGGATTATCAGAAGAAATTTAAATCTAAAATAAAAGATTAATTGGTAATTCGGGCTTCGAGTTCGAAATTTCCAAATAAAGACTTCAGACTTTCAATTTTTTTTTGGAAGTCTTTTTTATTTTACCGAAATTCGAGACTTTATTTTTCCAATCAGAAATCAATCTGATCTCAGATAAAAATGACTTTAGAAACCTCCATAGAATATGTAAAAGGAATCGGTCCAGAAAAAGCCAAACTCATTAAAAATGTGTTGGGAGTTTCTACCGTGGAAGATTTTCTTACCTTCTACCCGACCCGTTATATTGATAAAAACAAAGTATATAAAATTGCTAACCTTCAGGAAAGCAGTATTGAAATTCAACTGAAAGGAAAAATTACCAGTGTTCAGGAAATTCAGACAGGAAAAGTAAAAAGATTGTCCGCAAAATTCAATGATGATACGGGAATGATGGATCTGGTTTGGTTTCAGTATTCAAAATGGATGGTGGAACAGCTTCCTATCAACCGTGAAATCTATATTTTTGGTAAAATTAATGTTTTCAATAATCAATTTTCAATGCCACATCCGGAAATTGAAATTGACGAAAGAAAGGAAAACGACAACCGTTTAAGACCGATTTATCCAAGTTCAGAAAAGCTGACCAAAAGAGGTTTACATCAAAAATTCTTTCAGACTGTTTTAAGAAATATCTGCAAAGAAATTCCTAATCTGATACAGGAAAATCTTCCAGATTACATGATGAACTCGTTTAAATTTATGTCCAGACAACATACTTATTTAAATATTCATTTTCCG harbors:
- a CDS encoding thioredoxin family protein, giving the protein MKKIISIFLLFIVSFSFAQVKWMTIEEALKAQKENPKKILVDFYADWCAPCKIMDKNTYGHQVIADILNQNYYPVKFNAEEKNSVEIFDRTFSNPNTEQKKGRNSLHEFTQYMNVSAVPSTVFLDEKGGPITILQGELSAKELEPYLELISKDLYKKIRTRQQWEDYQKKFKSKIKD